From the Acetobacter aceti genome, one window contains:
- a CDS encoding glycerol dehydrogenase yields the protein METVHRPRSAAEWATFAVAVLLVLLGLPLLIMGAQLATLGGSLYYVLFGATIITGGVLMVFGHVAGAFVYLAAWLCTWPWAFWEVGMDGWGLLPRLFGPSLVAIAVLLTIPVLRRTQRKTSLRGSAV from the coding sequence ATGGAAACTGTTCACCGTCCCAGAAGCGCGGCGGAGTGGGCCACATTTGCTGTGGCAGTTCTGCTTGTCCTGCTTGGATTGCCCCTGCTCATCATGGGGGCGCAACTGGCGACTCTGGGTGGCTCCTTATATTACGTGCTTTTCGGAGCGACGATCATCACAGGTGGTGTTCTGATGGTGTTCGGACATGTCGCCGGAGCATTTGTCTACCTTGCGGCGTGGCTCTGCACCTGGCCCTGGGCTTTCTGGGAAGTCGGAATGGATGGCTGGGGACTTCTTCCCCGCCTGTTCGGACCCAGCCTTGTCGCTATTGCTGTGCTGCTCACCATTCCGGTTCTGCGTCGTACCCAGCGCAAGACATCTCTCAGAGGAAGTGCGGTATGA
- a CDS encoding acetyl-CoA carboxylase carboxyltransferase subunit alpha, producing the protein MRQFLDFEKPVAELETKIDGLRNTAAAADGGSDGVSISDEIGRLSEKVEKQLRGLYAKLTPSQKVQVARHAQRPHTLDYIRGLITDFTPLAGDRQFADDKAIIGGLGRFNGQSVVVIGTERGSDLETRLQHNFGMARPEGYRKAIRLMEMASRFRLPILTFVDTSGAWPGIDAEARGQAEAIARSIETCLTVSVPLIATVIGEGGSGGAVALATADRVLMLENAIYSVISPEACASILWRDPKQAATAAEALRLTAQDLRKLGLIDRIIEEPVGGAQRDPQSMVEKLGQSIAEELMPLLSEGAAALVAQRREKFLAMGRSALT; encoded by the coding sequence ATGCGTCAGTTTCTGGATTTCGAAAAGCCGGTCGCCGAACTTGAGACCAAGATCGATGGCCTTCGCAACACGGCCGCAGCAGCAGACGGCGGGAGTGATGGCGTCAGTATTTCTGACGAAATCGGCCGCCTCTCTGAAAAGGTCGAGAAGCAGCTCCGTGGTCTCTATGCCAAACTTACACCTTCGCAGAAGGTGCAGGTCGCACGCCATGCGCAGCGCCCGCATACCCTCGATTACATCAGGGGCCTGATCACCGATTTCACGCCGCTTGCGGGTGATCGGCAGTTTGCGGATGACAAGGCCATCATTGGAGGTCTCGGTCGTTTCAACGGACAGTCCGTGGTGGTGATCGGGACAGAGCGCGGCTCCGATCTCGAAACCCGCCTTCAGCATAACTTTGGCATGGCGCGTCCGGAAGGCTACCGGAAAGCCATCCGTCTGATGGAGATGGCCAGCCGTTTCCGCCTTCCGATTCTCACTTTTGTGGATACGTCCGGCGCCTGGCCCGGCATTGACGCGGAAGCCCGCGGTCAGGCTGAAGCCATTGCCCGGTCGATTGAAACCTGCCTGACAGTGTCTGTGCCGCTGATTGCAACCGTGATCGGCGAGGGCGGGTCGGGTGGCGCTGTCGCTCTGGCGACGGCTGACCGGGTTCTGATGCTGGAGAACGCCATTTATTCGGTGATTTCACCGGAAGCCTGTGCGTCGATTCTCTGGCGTGACCCGAAGCAGGCCGCAACAGCCGCCGAGGCATTGCGTCTGACGGCTCAGGACCTGCGGAAGCTCGGACTGATCGACCGGATCATCGAAGAGCCGGTCGGAGGCGCGCAGCGTGATCCCCAGTCGATGGTCGAGAAACTTGGACAGTCGATTGCTGAGGAGCTGATGCCGCTGCTGAGCGAAGGTGCGGCTGCGCTTGTGGCTCAGAGGCGTGAAAAATTCCTCGCCATGGGACGCAGCGCGCTGACCTGA
- a CDS encoding PAAR domain-containing protein has product MDGPKYIGENMASSKPAARTTDMHTCPETASQVPHVGGPIASGSPNVFINGRSAARVGDIATCNGPLDKISEGSASVFINGKPAARMGDRTEHGGVVIIGSSNVFIGGPRQSTICTSLRNEEATFAGFMTDAQASSAAYDPPEKRQPPDGYRNATEDDLRKLRLSQAMLEHPIDRRTGKSTEFRAAVFINEKTGAPLVAYKGTSGKQDWGANLNQGIGRETFYYDQAQFIARRVQQSPVGTGAQLTGHSLGGGMASAASRASGLPATTINPAGLNARTVPHPVSSEVDMIYVRGEVLHASQRIPGMPHALATRTWALDPADHYTLKDRLLNVSSLGLHNAVRSVKLHFMGSVMDALKLRQAAIEGSLAANDCP; this is encoded by the coding sequence ATGGATGGCCCGAAATATATTGGAGAGAATATGGCTTCAAGTAAGCCCGCCGCCCGAACTACAGATATGCACACCTGTCCAGAAACGGCGTCTCAGGTGCCGCATGTGGGTGGTCCTATTGCATCGGGCTCGCCAAATGTTTTCATCAATGGTCGTTCAGCGGCTCGCGTGGGTGATATCGCAACCTGCAATGGTCCTCTGGACAAGATTAGCGAAGGCTCGGCTTCGGTATTCATCAACGGGAAGCCTGCTGCCCGTATGGGAGATCGTACGGAACACGGTGGTGTTGTCATCATCGGAAGTTCCAATGTTTTTATAGGTGGACCGCGCCAATCCACAATTTGCACTTCCCTTCGCAACGAAGAAGCCACTTTTGCTGGATTTATGACAGATGCGCAGGCGAGTAGCGCGGCATATGATCCTCCTGAAAAACGCCAGCCTCCCGACGGTTATCGCAATGCAACGGAAGATGATCTGCGCAAGCTCCGCCTCAGTCAGGCTATGCTGGAGCATCCGATAGACAGGCGTACAGGCAAATCAACCGAATTTCGCGCTGCTGTATTCATAAATGAGAAAACCGGTGCACCTCTTGTTGCCTATAAAGGAACGTCAGGTAAACAGGACTGGGGAGCCAATCTTAATCAAGGAATTGGTCGGGAAACTTTTTATTACGATCAGGCTCAATTCATAGCACGACGTGTGCAACAATCCCCTGTCGGCACAGGAGCACAACTGACCGGACACTCGCTTGGAGGTGGCATGGCGAGTGCCGCCTCAAGAGCCTCCGGTCTGCCGGCCACGACGATCAATCCGGCCGGTCTGAACGCCCGGACCGTGCCGCATCCCGTTTCCAGCGAAGTGGATATGATTTATGTCCGTGGAGAAGTTCTGCATGCCAGTCAACGAATTCCTGGTATGCCCCACGCTCTTGCGACCAGAACATGGGCGCTTGATCCGGCTGACCACTATACTTTGAAAGACCGGCTTTTGAATGTTTCTTCGCTGGGACTCCATAACGCGGTGCGCAGTGTCAAGCTGCACTTCATGGGATCTGTGATGGATGCACTAAAGCTACGTCAGGCAGCTATTGAAGGTAGTCTTGCTGCCAATGACTGCCCATGA
- a CDS encoding YfdX family protein, producing MTIRAFLTSALVTAAVCAQPAFAAPVTARQVNQDFGRLSQEGLRAFADVDVARRAIIAKDHKIATDALADANRTLTRATQDNRQFLKAENELHPAAAVPAGHPGRLPSSVATTGPVLWLPVLGQYVISSEAKQSPGQQQAIAEANDLMKKGQPKAAAEGLEKAGVDVQFVLAIAPQQAFTADVYRASVLFEGGKNDEAVAALTEAQETLRFVSEDNILGTAGKKPASPQPAK from the coding sequence ATGACTATTCGCGCTTTTCTGACCTCGGCTCTCGTGACTGCCGCAGTCTGTGCCCAGCCTGCTTTTGCGGCCCCTGTGACGGCGAGGCAGGTTAATCAGGATTTCGGTCGTCTTTCGCAGGAGGGCCTGAGAGCTTTTGCTGACGTGGATGTGGCCCGCAGGGCGATTATCGCCAAAGACCATAAGATCGCCACCGACGCACTGGCTGACGCCAACCGGACGCTGACCCGGGCGACGCAGGATAATCGTCAGTTTCTGAAGGCTGAGAACGAGCTTCATCCTGCCGCTGCTGTGCCCGCCGGGCATCCGGGCCGACTGCCTTCTTCAGTCGCCACGACGGGCCCTGTGCTGTGGCTGCCTGTGCTTGGGCAATATGTCATTTCGTCTGAGGCGAAGCAGTCTCCCGGCCAGCAGCAGGCCATTGCCGAGGCCAATGACCTGATGAAGAAAGGACAGCCGAAAGCTGCTGCTGAAGGGCTGGAAAAGGCAGGTGTGGACGTCCAGTTCGTGCTCGCCATCGCGCCGCAGCAGGCTTTCACGGCTGATGTTTACCGTGCCTCGGTTCTCTTTGAGGGCGGGAAAAATGACGAAGCTGTCGCCGCGCTGACCGAGGCGCAGGAGACGCTTCGTTTTGTCAGTGAAGATAATATTCTGGGGACAGCAGGGAAGAAACCGGCTTCACCGCAGCCGGCGAAGTAA
- a CDS encoding PepSY domain-containing protein, which translates to MTVTHKQSVPSLRMRMGWLHAWVGFIAGLILVCIFATGAMAIFDTELTEWMQPETPSAQPGIPSAAALEQAAAVVAAQEGKEKNRIFLSLPSERDPLLHVSYMEHDVFKSKTFHPQTGQTVPLRETVGGMLFFSFHYTLYMGRMFGVIFVQTLTIGMLVTLGSGIIIHLKALLPNLVAFRPQSSSPRPWIDAHVIAAVLFLPFMFMIAYTGVLIHANRFFPNTATERPNRDEPDRNGHRQLSPLPSLAPLLTDAAGTFGADKLGFIQFSPKTVTVVRADSSRIGISRDHIDYDRITGERIGLVSKDSPAARTSQFLSGLHMARWAPISVRWLYFISGCAGYVMFATGLVMFLIKRRRTATQKNSLPMEVAEGLALGTVLGMPLACAGVLWMNRLLPADLPTRVTIEGSTLFVLWGALTIHALGRAFGRKVMKGWIEQSSLLSLLLCLLPVLDLATRWKWIAGQDQTVYVAVDLTAVVLGLIALRLSVVLKRKTNTINNLPEPSLSEEITS; encoded by the coding sequence ATGACAGTCACACATAAACAGAGCGTGCCCTCCCTGCGTATGCGCATGGGGTGGCTTCACGCATGGGTCGGATTTATTGCGGGCCTGATTCTGGTGTGTATTTTCGCGACCGGAGCCATGGCCATCTTTGATACGGAACTCACTGAGTGGATGCAGCCGGAAACCCCATCCGCACAGCCCGGGATTCCCTCCGCCGCCGCGCTTGAGCAGGCCGCCGCCGTCGTTGCCGCCCAGGAAGGCAAGGAGAAGAACCGCATCTTTCTCAGCCTGCCTTCAGAGCGCGATCCGCTGCTCCATGTGAGCTACATGGAGCATGACGTCTTCAAGAGTAAGACCTTCCATCCCCAGACCGGACAGACTGTTCCTCTGCGCGAGACGGTGGGAGGGATGCTTTTCTTCTCCTTTCATTACACTCTTTATATGGGCCGCATGTTCGGTGTCATCTTCGTTCAGACGCTCACCATCGGCATGCTGGTCACGCTCGGCTCAGGAATCATCATCCACCTGAAAGCCCTGCTCCCCAACCTGGTGGCCTTCCGCCCGCAATCCAGCAGCCCTCGTCCATGGATCGACGCCCATGTGATCGCCGCCGTGCTGTTCCTGCCTTTCATGTTCATGATCGCCTACACAGGCGTTCTCATTCATGCGAATCGCTTCTTCCCCAATACGGCTACAGAGCGTCCCAACCGCGACGAGCCGGACAGGAATGGTCATCGCCAACTGTCCCCCCTGCCGTCGCTTGCGCCCCTGCTGACGGACGCGGCTGGAACTTTCGGAGCAGACAAGCTCGGATTCATCCAGTTTTCTCCGAAAACAGTGACCGTCGTGCGGGCAGACAGTTCCCGGATCGGTATCAGCCGGGATCATATTGATTATGACCGCATCACAGGCGAACGCATCGGTCTGGTCAGTAAAGACAGCCCGGCCGCCCGTACCTCCCAGTTTCTCAGTGGGCTGCATATGGCGCGCTGGGCTCCCATTTCCGTCCGCTGGCTCTATTTTATTTCAGGCTGCGCCGGTTATGTGATGTTCGCCACTGGGCTGGTGATGTTCCTCATCAAACGCCGCCGCACAGCTACACAAAAGAACTCCCTACCGATGGAGGTTGCGGAAGGACTGGCTCTGGGAACCGTGCTGGGCATGCCTCTGGCCTGCGCTGGCGTGCTCTGGATGAACCGGCTGCTTCCGGCTGATCTTCCCACCCGCGTTACGATTGAAGGATCGACACTGTTTGTCCTGTGGGGCGCACTGACAATCCATGCGCTTGGTCGGGCGTTCGGGCGCAAGGTGATGAAGGGATGGATCGAGCAGAGCAGCCTGTTGTCCCTGCTGCTGTGCCTGCTTCCCGTCCTTGATCTTGCGACGCGCTGGAAATGGATCGCGGGGCAGGACCAGACGGTCTATGTCGCCGTCGATCTGACTGCCGTTGTTCTCGGTCTCATCGCCCTGCGGCTGTCGGTCGTTCTGAAGCGCAAGACCAACACCATCAACAATCTGCCTGAACCGTCTTTGTCAGAAGAAATCACGTCATGA
- a CDS encoding molybdopterin-binding protein, giving the protein MNPSSALIVIGNEILSGRTQDANIRFLATQLGDIGAPLREVRVIPDVRETIIATVNEMKARYDQVFTTGGIGPTHDDITASCVAEAFGVPLELHAESAALLEEHYGTDQFTSARQRMAMLPRGATPIKNTASIAPGFSIDNVHVMAGVPSIMQAMFHAVSPTLKQGQPIRSKTWHALGIYESVIAAALEAVQNRYPDLDLGSYPFKRPDGRGGVALVAKGSDPAHLEAASQAIHDLIVATGKTPIEGEPKA; this is encoded by the coding sequence ATGAATCCCTCTTCAGCTCTTATCGTTATCGGCAACGAAATTCTTTCCGGTCGCACTCAGGATGCCAATATCCGCTTTCTGGCGACACAGCTCGGCGATATTGGAGCACCGCTCAGGGAGGTTCGGGTCATCCCCGACGTACGGGAGACGATCATCGCTACCGTCAACGAGATGAAAGCACGTTACGATCAGGTCTTCACGACGGGTGGGATCGGGCCGACCCATGACGACATCACCGCCTCGTGCGTGGCCGAGGCCTTTGGCGTTCCGCTTGAACTCCATGCGGAGAGCGCTGCCCTGCTGGAGGAGCATTACGGCACGGATCAGTTCACGTCCGCCCGCCAGCGGATGGCCATGCTGCCGCGAGGCGCAACCCCTATCAAGAACACAGCTTCCATCGCTCCAGGATTTTCAATCGACAACGTGCATGTCATGGCGGGTGTGCCGTCCATCATGCAGGCGATGTTTCATGCCGTGAGCCCGACCCTCAAACAGGGTCAGCCGATCCGGTCGAAAACCTGGCACGCGCTCGGCATCTATGAGAGCGTCATCGCCGCAGCTCTGGAAGCCGTCCAGAATCGTTATCCTGATCTGGATCTCGGCTCCTACCCGTTCAAGCGGCCCGACGGACGCGGTGGTGTCGCTCTTGTCGCCAAAGGCTCGGACCCCGCTCACCTCGAAGCCGCTTCGCAGGCGATCCATGACCTGATCGTTGCGACCGGAAAAACGCCAATAGAGGGTGAGCCCAAAGCCTGA
- a CDS encoding DcrB-related protein, with amino-acid sequence MATTGGETLMVGVRTSIQEMSIVCPRGWRDTSTLILTAERPGTSGITPNLVITRRVLPDDLPSDPVLRLQEFVNRQILAMQMSLDDFVEITCRHPVKERLTASLRISCKAEGMPVIQLFNYAYSDHAAVVISAATVGKDDFPDFEQTFASMLRSVRLGERVKSS; translated from the coding sequence ATGGCCACCACCGGGGGCGAAACGCTGATGGTTGGCGTCAGGACATCAATTCAGGAGATGTCGATAGTGTGTCCTCGGGGCTGGCGGGACACCTCGACACTCATTCTCACGGCTGAACGTCCAGGTACCTCCGGGATTACTCCCAATCTGGTTATTACACGGCGGGTTTTGCCTGATGATCTTCCATCAGATCCGGTCTTGCGACTTCAGGAATTCGTCAATCGACAGATTCTTGCGATGCAGATGTCGCTCGATGATTTTGTCGAAATAACCTGCCGTCATCCTGTAAAGGAGCGTCTGACCGCTTCTCTCAGAATTTCCTGCAAAGCTGAGGGAATGCCTGTTATCCAACTGTTCAATTACGCTTACTCGGATCATGCCGCAGTTGTAATATCAGCAGCGACTGTCGGCAAAGATGATTTTCCCGACTTCGAGCAGACCTTTGCGTCCATGCTTCGTAGCGTTCGTTTGGGAGAAAGGGTCAAGTCTTCCTAG
- the murJ gene encoding murein biosynthesis integral membrane protein MurJ, whose protein sequence is MLKGFLTVGGWTMLSRILGLVRDQLLAAFMGAGPMQDAYQVAFRLPNMFRRLFGEGAFNAAFVPLFSAELTTEGDDTARTMARQVFGVLLTWLVILCVLGEIFMPAVLRVIAPGFAENGEQYELAVSLSRITFPYLVLICAAALVSGVLNGLHRFSMAAAAYLSFNVVGIAAVLFATPFFPDVAHTAAWGVTASGFVQLGLLMYAARKAGFDLTPLPPRITPKIRQLGRRMLPGLIGSGVTQINLTIDTIIATLLPAGSVSLMYFADRLNQLPLGVLGAAAGTTLLPVLTRHLASDDIDSAHAAQNRAMDYVLMLTLPSMAGLLVLGTPIMQVLFAHGSFSLLDAALSAQSLRAYALGLPAFVLAKVLAPAFFARGDTSTPVKIGFFTLMINLILNLLLMKPLAHVGPPLASSLAAILNVSILGALLIRRDALRPEPAMLRRIALMGLAASVMALALLGLNSLLILPASHVTFWLAILLSCEVPMGGLLYLLSLHLFGVLDLANALDGLKRRLNRKRGRI, encoded by the coding sequence ATGCTCAAAGGGTTCCTCACTGTTGGCGGCTGGACCATGCTCAGCCGCATCCTCGGCCTTGTCCGCGATCAGCTTCTCGCCGCTTTCATGGGCGCCGGACCGATGCAGGACGCCTATCAGGTCGCGTTCCGTCTTCCCAACATGTTCCGGCGTCTGTTCGGAGAGGGTGCGTTCAACGCCGCCTTTGTGCCGCTCTTTTCAGCCGAACTGACAACGGAAGGGGATGACACGGCCCGCACGATGGCGCGGCAGGTGTTTGGCGTTCTCCTGACATGGCTGGTGATCCTGTGCGTTCTGGGCGAGATTTTCATGCCCGCCGTTCTGCGCGTGATCGCTCCAGGCTTCGCCGAAAACGGGGAGCAGTACGAGCTTGCCGTTTCACTCAGCCGCATTACCTTCCCCTATCTTGTGCTGATCTGCGCGGCCGCACTCGTGTCCGGCGTGCTGAATGGACTGCACCGCTTCAGCATGGCCGCAGCCGCCTATCTCTCGTTCAATGTCGTCGGGATCGCCGCCGTCCTTTTTGCAACCCCGTTCTTTCCGGACGTCGCCCACACGGCGGCATGGGGCGTGACGGCATCCGGTTTCGTGCAGCTCGGCCTGCTCATGTACGCGGCCCGGAAAGCCGGTTTTGATCTCACCCCACTGCCCCCCCGCATCACGCCCAAGATCCGCCAGCTTGGACGACGGATGCTGCCTGGACTGATCGGCAGCGGCGTCACGCAGATCAACCTGACCATAGACACCATCATCGCGACCCTGCTTCCGGCCGGCAGCGTCTCGCTGATGTATTTTGCCGATCGTCTGAACCAGTTGCCTCTTGGCGTGCTCGGGGCCGCCGCCGGAACGACGCTCCTGCCGGTCCTGACCAGACATCTGGCTTCAGACGACATCGACTCAGCCCATGCCGCACAGAACCGGGCCATGGATTACGTCCTGATGCTCACCCTGCCCTCCATGGCCGGACTGCTGGTTCTCGGCACGCCCATCATGCAGGTTCTGTTCGCGCATGGCTCTTTCAGCCTGCTGGACGCAGCCCTTTCCGCCCAGTCACTGCGGGCCTATGCGCTCGGCCTTCCTGCCTTCGTTCTGGCGAAGGTCCTGGCTCCGGCCTTCTTCGCGCGCGGTGACACGTCCACACCTGTCAAAATCGGTTTCTTTACCCTGATGATCAACCTGATCCTCAACCTGCTGCTGATGAAACCTCTGGCGCATGTCGGGCCTCCTCTCGCCAGCAGTCTCGCGGCAATCCTGAATGTCAGCATTCTTGGAGCTCTTCTTATCCGGCGTGATGCTCTTCGTCCGGAGCCAGCCATGCTCCGACGGATTGCGCTGATGGGCCTGGCGGCCTCTGTCATGGCGTTGGCCTTGCTCGGGCTGAACAGCCTGCTCATCCTGCCTGCGTCACACGTGACATTCTGGCTGGCGATCCTGCTGTCCTGTGAAGTCCCAATGGGCGGGCTGCTCTATCTGCTGTCTCTCCATCTGTTCGGCGTTCTGGATCTGGCGAATGCGCTTGATGGCCTGAAACGCCGCCTGAATCGGAAACGTGGCAGGATCTGA
- a CDS encoding ATP-binding protein produces MTTDIMPVLERIASALERLAPATATLDGLDAAGAFIWQPQRGRLSPVRAVSHVALKLLQGVDSQKHLLLNNTAHFAAGLPANNAMLWGSRGTGKSSLVKACHAEINATLPENQHLILIEIEREDLGTLPDLMDLLRASGRRFIVFCDDLSFEREDADYKALKSVLDGGIAGRPENVLFYATSNRRHLMPRDMIENERATAINPSEATEEKVSLSDRFGLWLGFHVCPQDVYFDMVRAYAKERNLLISDEDLCARANEWAITRGNRSGRVAAQFMDDLTASLKSGSQ; encoded by the coding sequence ATGACAACAGATATCATGCCCGTTCTGGAACGTATCGCCTCCGCACTGGAACGTCTTGCACCGGCTACGGCCACGCTGGACGGCCTGGACGCTGCTGGAGCCTTCATCTGGCAACCTCAGCGCGGCAGACTTTCTCCTGTCCGCGCCGTCTCGCATGTCGCCCTGAAGCTGCTTCAGGGAGTCGATTCCCAGAAACATCTGCTTCTGAACAACACGGCGCATTTTGCAGCGGGACTTCCCGCCAACAATGCAATGCTGTGGGGCTCACGCGGCACAGGGAAGTCCTCCCTGGTGAAAGCCTGCCACGCGGAAATCAATGCAACGCTTCCCGAGAACCAGCATCTGATCCTGATCGAGATCGAACGCGAGGACCTTGGCACCCTCCCCGATCTGATGGATCTGCTCCGCGCATCCGGTCGCCGCTTTATCGTGTTCTGCGATGATCTGTCGTTCGAGCGTGAAGATGCGGATTACAAGGCGCTCAAATCGGTCCTCGACGGCGGCATCGCCGGACGACCGGAAAATGTGCTGTTCTATGCCACCTCCAATCGACGTCACCTGATGCCGCGTGACATGATCGAAAATGAGCGCGCGACAGCCATCAATCCCTCGGAAGCGACAGAAGAAAAAGTCTCCCTGTCCGACCGTTTCGGTCTCTGGCTGGGTTTCCATGTCTGTCCGCAGGATGTTTATTTCGACATGGTCAGAGCCTATGCCAAAGAGCGTAACCTTCTGATCTCAGATGAGGATCTTTGTGCCCGCGCCAACGAATGGGCCATCACAAGAGGCAATCGCTCCGGCCGTGTCGCCGCCCAGTTCATGGATGACCTGACAGCGTCTCTGAAAAGCGGCAGTCAATAA
- a CDS encoding ankyrin repeat domain-containing protein translates to MSGEKGRSDILPMYGAVMESDIDAVRLLAEKHQNLDERNPDDNSTPMIAAAATDQWPVVEILIDHGANIWAHSEFGDTAASYILDSRILKGSKEDQARMRVIEKLKAQGYPFPSPDPDEILILDKDGKWPPPGAKR, encoded by the coding sequence GTGAGTGGCGAAAAAGGACGTTCGGACATACTGCCTATGTACGGGGCCGTCATGGAATCTGATATTGATGCGGTGCGCTTATTAGCTGAAAAACATCAGAATCTAGACGAACGGAATCCAGATGACAATTCGACGCCAATGATTGCTGCCGCTGCAACAGACCAGTGGCCCGTAGTGGAAATCCTGATCGATCACGGTGCAAATATCTGGGCGCATAGTGAATTTGGTGATACTGCTGCTAGTTATATTCTAGATAGCCGTATTCTTAAGGGCTCGAAAGAAGATCAGGCCCGTATGCGTGTAATTGAAAAACTTAAAGCTCAAGGATATCCCTTTCCATCGCCCGATCCAGACGAAATTCTTATTCTTGATAAAGACGGGAAATGGCCACCACCGGGGGCGAAACGCTGA
- the mutT gene encoding 8-oxo-dGTP diphosphatase MutT has product MAGTFCLRGLRPDDAGAIHAQVNDWNVIRMLSRLPFPYPRDLAERWITSTVEQAESRTAYHFAIENQAGAVIGCIGLTLSQTDGQYRGSLGYWIGREYWRQGIATLASDRLCRWAFANLPVDTIEASVAQDNVASVAVLNKLGFRQTGATTQVFTARGGNVNVLLFSASRESFDTAHQNKPAAETASLTEQSEEPRRLVLVVAAILIDANNRILLARRPEGKSLAGLWEFPGGKMEPGEAPEVSLVRELQEELGIDASHACLAPFTFVSHSYETFDLLMPIYLCRQWQGHPEGREGQKLAWVEAGDLDQYPMPPADIPVIPFLRDFL; this is encoded by the coding sequence ATGGCTGGAACATTCTGTCTGCGTGGCCTCCGGCCTGACGACGCGGGGGCCATTCATGCGCAGGTCAACGACTGGAATGTCATCCGGATGCTCAGCCGGCTGCCGTTCCCATATCCGCGTGATCTGGCTGAACGCTGGATCACCAGCACGGTCGAGCAAGCGGAAAGCAGGACGGCCTATCACTTTGCGATCGAAAATCAGGCCGGTGCGGTCATCGGATGCATCGGCCTGACACTCAGCCAGACTGATGGTCAGTATCGCGGCTCACTGGGTTACTGGATCGGGCGTGAATACTGGCGGCAGGGCATCGCCACCCTTGCGTCCGACCGTCTGTGCAGATGGGCTTTTGCGAACCTGCCGGTTGACACGATTGAAGCGTCCGTTGCGCAGGACAATGTCGCTTCGGTTGCCGTGCTGAACAAGCTTGGCTTCAGACAGACAGGCGCCACCACTCAGGTGTTCACCGCCAGAGGCGGCAATGTGAATGTCCTGTTATTCAGCGCGTCCCGTGAAAGCTTCGACACTGCCCACCAGAACAAGCCTGCTGCAGAAACCGCCTCACTAACTGAACAGAGTGAAGAGCCCCGCCGTCTTGTGCTGGTTGTTGCCGCCATTCTGATTGACGCCAACAACCGCATCCTTCTCGCCCGACGCCCTGAAGGCAAATCACTCGCAGGGTTGTGGGAGTTTCCGGGGGGGAAAATGGAACCAGGCGAAGCGCCTGAAGTCTCGCTGGTCCGGGAATTACAGGAAGAACTTGGGATTGACGCCAGCCACGCCTGTCTTGCGCCTTTCACCTTCGTGTCCCACAGTTACGAAACATTCGATCTGCTGATGCCGATCTACCTCTGTCGGCAGTGGCAGGGACATCCGGAAGGCCGTGAAGGACAGAAGCTCGCGTGGGTCGAGGCTGGTGATCTGGATCAGTATCCGATGCCGCCCGCCGATATTCCCGTCATTCCCTTTTTGCGTGATTTTCTTTGA
- the yajC gene encoding preprotein translocase subunit YajC, with product MSDFLISPAYAQAAGGAGGGLSGMYQMLPYVLVFVIFYFMMIRPQQLKQKKLKESLKNMRRGDRIVTSGGIIGLVRKASPEMDEIDVEIAPNVTVKVLRSTVSTVLSSVEKPANDTGASASKG from the coding sequence ATGAGTGATTTCCTTATTTCTCCTGCTTACGCTCAGGCTGCTGGTGGTGCCGGAGGCGGCCTGAGTGGCATGTATCAGATGCTTCCTTACGTGCTGGTTTTTGTGATTTTCTATTTCATGATGATCCGCCCCCAGCAGCTGAAACAGAAGAAGCTGAAAGAGAGCCTGAAAAATATGCGTCGTGGTGACCGGATCGTCACGTCCGGTGGGATCATCGGGCTCGTGCGCAAGGCATCCCCGGAAATGGATGAAATCGACGTGGAAATAGCTCCGAACGTCACTGTGAAGGTTCTGCGCTCCACAGTCTCAACCGTGCTTTCCAGCGTTGAGAAGCCTGCGAACGATACCGGGGCAAGCGCCAGTAAAGGCTGA